Proteins encoded in a region of the Podarcis muralis chromosome 6, rPodMur119.hap1.1, whole genome shotgun sequence genome:
- the ANAPC13 gene encoding anaphase-promoting complex subunit 13, whose translation MDSEVQRDGRILDLIDDAWREDKLPYEDVAIPLNELPEPEQDNGGTTESVKEQEMKWTDLALQYLHENIPPTGN comes from the exons ATGGACAGCGAGGTGCAGAGAGACGGGCGGATCCTGGATTTGATCGACGACGCGTGGAGGGAAGATAAGTTGCCCTACGAAGATGTGGCAATACCGCTG AATGAGCTTCCTGAACCAGAACAAGACAATGGTGGCACAACAGAATCTGTAAAAGAACAAGAAATGAAATGGACTGACTTGGCTTTGCAATACCTTCATGAAAATATTCCTCCGACAGGAAACTAG